The DNA sequence CCGACAAGTACGTGCAGGATATCCGCCGGCGCGGACAAGTGATGGCGCTACGGCGCATCGTGATAAGCCTGGTGATAGTTCTGGTCCTGATCATCACGTTCTCGGACGAACTCGGCTCGTTTGCGACTGTCATGGGCTTTGCGGCAGCCGGAATCGCGGTAGCGCTGCAGAACGTGATCCTGTCGATCGCCGGCTATTTTTTCCTGATCGGACGCTTCGGAATCAAGGCGGGCGATCGTGTTCAGATTGGCGGCGTGACCGGCGACGTGATCGAAATCGGACTCGTCAAGCTATCGCTGCTGGAACTCGCCGGCACCGGAATCTATCGACAGCCGACCGGGCGCGTGGTGGTCTTCTCGAACGCGATCGTATTTCAGCCGAGCGGCAACTTCTTCAAGCAGGCGCCCGGCACCAGCTTCATCTGGAATGAAGTCCGGCTCACGCTGGCGCCTGATTGTGATTATCGATTGGCGGAGAAGCGGCTGCTCGACGCGGTTGACGAAGTGTTCAGCCGCTATCGTGACCGGGTGCAGAGCGATTACCGGCATCTCGAGCGCGACCTCAACCTGCTGCTCGATACGCCCAAGCCGCAGAGTAGGCTGAGCCTCAGCCAGAGCGGCCTCGAGGTGATAATTCGCTATCCTTGCGAGGCGCATGCCGCGCCGCAGATCGCCGACGAAGTTTCGCGCCGCGTGCTCGACGCGATCAATCGCGAGCCGAGCCTAAGGCTTGCGATGCAGGGAATCGCGAACATCCAGGCGCAGGAGCCGCCGCCGCCGCCATCGCCGGGCGACGGTACCGTGATCCAAAAGTAGATTGAGGGACTCGCGCGCTCGAGGGGACGTTCTTTAGGGCGTGGTGCCCGCGACGTTATCGACGATGTCGGCGAGTTCGGGAATCCGATAGCGTTCGCCGTTGTAGGCCTTGTACATCAGGATGACCCAGAAAACCGCAAAGCCAGCATCGACCAGGCCCGAGATGAATCCGAGCAGTGAGGCAATCGGACGGGGCATCACTGCGATAAAAACCGCGAAGACGATGTGGGCGGCGAACCACGCGATCGTAAACGCGATCGATTGGCGCGCGTGGAAGCGAATGAAGTCGTCCTGGCTGTACGGTTCGACGAACAGAAAAATCACCCCGGTGACGAAAAATCCGAGGTACGCGAGCGCTGCGATCGGTTGGTTGCGGGCTCTGGCGGCGTCGCCGTTCATTGCGAATCCCTCCGTCACTTCGGATCCGGAATCAAGATCGACTCGTGAGCCATAAGGTGTAACCGAACGAGCGAGTGGATCGCAATGCGCGGCGGTGCAGCCGGGAGCCTGCGGCGATCGCGGCGAAATTCGGCTAGTGCTTTTCCGCGCGCTCCAGGCGATCGAGCGCCGCGGTGGCGTTGCGCGACGCTTCGAGAACCTCCAGTTGCGCGCGCACGCGAGTCGCGAGCTGCTTGCGGAAAACCGGCTTGGCGAGGAAGTCGCTCACGCCGAGGCGCATGCCCTCCTCGCGCGCGTCAAGGTCGTCGCGGGCGGTGATCATGATGATCGGGATTTCGGCGGTGATCGGATCGTTTTTCAGCGCGCGGACAACTTCGAAGCCGTCCATCTCGGGCATCATCAGGTCGAGCAGAATGACATCGACTTCGTTCTCGTGAACCAATTTGAGACATTGTGCGCCAGAGTTGGTCTCAATTGGAAGAAAGCCTTCGCGCTGAAGATGCCGCGAAAGAATAGCGACCGTGTCCTGGTCGTCATCCACCACCATGATTTGGGGCAGCCTGATTGAATCGCTCATACTATACCTGGCGTGAGTCTTTCTGGTTATCGTCCGCGGCGATTGCGATCACGCCGCATCGTCTGAGCTTGGCGGAAAACGTGGTCCGCTTGAGTCCCAGCAGCCGCGCCGCCGCCTGCTTGTTGCCGCCGGCCTGCTTGAGCGCGTCGTTGATCAACCTTCCTTCCAAGTCCCGTACCAATTGGTTCAGGTCGAGGCCGTCTTCCCCGAGTGATTCCGGGATTTGCGGAACCACCGGACGCGTGACTGCGACCACATTCTCGGGCAGGTTTGAAATATCGATTACGGAGCCGTCGCACAGGATCGCCATCCGCTCGATCAGGTTTTCCAGCTCGCGGATGTTGCCGGGCCAATCGTAGGACCACATCGCCACCATCGCTTCGCGGCTCACCTGGATATCGCGGTCCGGATTGCGCGCGCGGATTCGCTCGAGGAAGTGCGTTACCAGCAGCGGGATATCCGAGCGGCGCTCGCGGAGCGGCGGAATCATGATCGGAATCACCTGCAATCGATAAAACAGGTCCGCGCGAAACACGCCTCTCTGCACCGCTTTTGGCAAATCGACGTTGCTGGCCGCGATTACGCGCACGTCGATATGGCTCGCCCGATCGGAGCCGACCGGCCGCACCACGCCGTCCTCGATCACGCGCAGCAGTTTGGCTTGTAGCACATACGGCATTTCGCTGATCTCGTCGAGAAAGATCGTTCCGCGATCGGCACTCGCAAGCAGGCCGCCGCGCGGCGCCGCGGCGCCGGTGAAAGCTCCGCGCTCATGCCCGAACATTTCGGATTCCAGCAGTTCAGTTGGAATCGCGGCGCAGTTCACCGCCACGAATGGCTGGCGGCATCGCGGCGACAGCGCATGGATGGTATGCGCAACGACTTCTTTGCCGGTGCCGCTCTCGCCTGTGATCAGCACCGTTGCTTCGCTGGTCGCCACGCGTTCGACCAGTTTGCGCAGCTTGGCGATCGCGGGATGCTGCCCGATCATGGCGCGCTCGAACGGCGGAGGATTTTCGCTGGGAGCCAGTTTTGATTCGAGAGCCACAGATTTTCCGGCGGAGTGTTCCACCGCCATCTAAACTTCGGGGTAGCGAATAATCGCACTTCCATCGCGATGTGTACAGATGAACACTCGGAGTGGACAGCATAGCCTAGCAATGCTCGCGATAACCTTTGCTTGCTGAATTTCGACTCGACCAGCGTGAGCGCAGCGGCGCAGAGAGGCGGGTTATCTTTCCTGCGGCGGGATTTCGCTCCGATAAATCGCCGACTGGCCGGGGCCCTCGGCCACCGAAATCTCGATGACGGTGACGTCCGTGAGGGCGTCGCGCGCTTTCAGCGCGTTGGTGAGCTGATTCCAGATGTAGCGCGCGAGTTCCTCGGCGGAGCTATGAACGATCGGCACGAGGCAAACGTCGCTGGCCGGGAAAACGAACTCCTCGTTTTCGTAACGGACGCTGATGCGTCCGTCGGCGGGACCATCGATCGTCAGGCAATCGCTATCAGCGGGGATGATCGTATGCTCGTCGAGGCGATCGACGATTTCCTTGGTCAATTTTTTGATCAACCCGAAATCGATCACGTAGCCTGTGTTCGCAAGTCCGCCCTCGACGTAAACGCCGACCTGGTAGTTGTGCCCGTGCAGCGGTTCGCGGAAGCCCGCGTACGCGATGAAATGCGCGGCAGAAAATTTGAGGTTTTCCTTCGCGACGTGCACTGAAAATTTCGCCGTCATCGCTATTCAACTATATGACGCCCGCGAGCTTGAGAAGCGCCGACATGCTCGGATGCGCGCTCGCCGGGAAGCGCGCGCCGTAGCGCGCGATGTCGAGCGAAGTCGCCCGGATGAAGCGATCGCGCTCGCTTGCATGATGAAGCGAAATCCACTCGGCGAGTTCGGCGGCGCATCGCGCGTCGCCGGCGATGCTCTCCGCAAGGTCGTGAATCGCGACGCCGTGCAGGCCGCCGAGCAGGCATTCGGCGAAATATCCGATCTGGCCGGCGCGATCGAAGCCGGGCAATTCAAGTTGCAGCGCGTCCTCGAGCGAGAGCAGCCGATGCATCGCAAATTCTTCGCGCCGCGAGCGAATCGCGGGATCTCCGCTGCCATCGACACCCGATGCGATCGCGATGATCGCGACGCGGCCGTCGTCGATTTCCACGGGATGGAAAACGTAGCCGGGCGAAGTGTAATCGAGCAGGCTCCGGAGCGCGCGCCGATAGCCGAGCAGATCGAAGCGGGTCGCGCGCGCAATCGCGAGCAGATACTCGCCGAGTGGCTGGCCGGCGCGGTCCGCAATCGCGATCAGGCGCTCGAAAGCCTCGGGCGAATATTCCTCGCGGCGCGCAATCATCGGCGCGGATTCGCGATCGAAGGTGAGCAGCAATCCGCCGATACCACTATTGCCGCCGGCGATCGACGCCCATATCGGCGCCGCGCGATCGATCGGCTCGATATCCATCGCGAGATAACTGCCGTGGCTCGACGGCTTGGCGAGCCCGCGCCGCGCGTTGTGAATCGAGACCGGCTCGGCGTCGAGTGCGATCAGACGGCTGTTGCCGGCGCGCCGCTCACCCAGCAGGCCATAGCCGCTCAGCAGCGACCCGTATCCGATAACCAGCAGCCTACGATTCGATTCTTCCGCCACCGCGATTAGATGCGAGCGCTCCGCCTGAATTTATTACTGGATGTCTTCGGCGGCCGGATAATATTTTCCTTCGCCCAGCGAATCGACGGCAGCCCAGAACTCGGGCCCGCCCGCTTTCATCGGATCCTCGAGCGCCCACGCCTGGCGCTTGTAATTCCAGCTCTCGGGACAAAGCCGCTTCGCTTCCTCGAAATATTTCTTCGCCGCGTCGGCGTGCCCTTGTTCGAACAGGTACTCGCCGAGCCGAAAATTTGCCGCCGCGCGAACGTGCGAATCGTCCGGCGTATGCATCCGGCGCAGAACCTCGTCCTCGCTGAGCGCAAAGCGGCTGGCCGATCCGTTGGCGACCCAGTCGCGGAGCGCATCGAGATACGCCTTGCGCTTGTTCTGCAACTCGTTCATCGCTTCGGTCGGTATCGAAAAATTGGTGCGATCCATCTTGCGGAACGCGTCGGTCACGCCGGCCGGCTCGCTCGGGCGAACGATCTTTCCGCGCTCGTCGATCCACACCGCGGTCGGCACGTTGACCATGTCGTAAAGTTCGGCGACGACGTGACGCCGATCGATCAAGCTCGGATAAGTGGGGTTCGCGGCCTTGATCCACGGCTCGGCGGCCGCATTGCCGCCGCTGTCGAACGCAATCGCGATTGGCACAAATCCTTTGGGTCCGAGTTCTTCGTAAAGGGCCTGCCAGACCGGCAGGTCAAAGCGGCATCCTCACCATGAGGCCCATGAAACGACCAGCACCTTCTTGCCGCGATAATCCGCCAGCGAATGCAGGTTGCCGTCGAGATCGGGCAGCGTGAAATTCGGGCCTTCGAGCGAAGTCAGACTGCGCTTGCGATCCGACGCGGCCTCGCCGACGCACCACACCTGATGCTCCGTGTCGGCGACCACGGGCCGTCCGAGCAGGCCCGCGAGCGCAACCAGGTTGTATCGATCGCCTGCGACGACGCCGTCTTTCAGCGACGCGGGCACCGGGATGCATACGTCGCCGCGGCAAAAGCCCTCGGGGCGATGCGTCCAGCCGGCGATTCGCTCGAGATCGGCGGCCTTCAGCCACAGTGCGGAACCTTTTTCCTGGGCGTCCACCCCGTGGATGACTTGCTCGCCATAGATGATGTCGATCGCCATTGCGGTTGCCTCGGTTTGGATTTCACCACAACTAAGCGCCGACACCAAACCGAATCAAATCCAGAGAATTGCACCTCTCACAGGGCATCCGGTGCTGCGAGCGAGCGCCCGCATGTACAAATCGATCTGCGCGCGATACTCGTCGAGGCGGCCGCCGAGGCCGGCGTCGGTTTTGAAATCGACGACAGTCCACGAGACGGCGCCCGCGATTTTTTCCGCAAACACGAGGTCGGCGATTCCTTCGACCGCGGCGCCGTCGTCGAGCGTGAGCATCAGCGGGCATTCGCGCATCGCAGTTTGCGCGACTCGCGCGCGGCGCATCAGCGAAGAATCGAGCGCTGCTACCACCGCGATCGCGGCGGCGGCGACATCGTTTTCCGGCGCGCCGAGGATTCGCCCCGCGCCGGCCGCGATACGCGCAACCTGCGCCGCGTCGGCGTCGAACGGCGTGCGGAGCATCGCGAGATGCACCAGCGTGCCAAACTCTTTGCCGTGCGGGCGTCCCGCTTCGCGCGCGATGCGCTCGATCGCGATCGCGTCGGCATATTTTTGCGCAGCGTCGGGCGCCGCGATCGCAAGTTCGGTTGCGGTGCTCACCTTCAGCGACGGCATCGCGCCAGCCGCGAGCATCGCCGCTCGATTCGCGCGCCAAGCCTCGTAGGCTTGCTTGCCTTGTTCCGAAACGAGCTTTTTTTCATCGACTTGCAGCAGCTTGTTTTGCCTGAGGCCCATCTGCTCTTCGACTTGCAACTCGAGGCGCGACGGATCCCACCAGACCACGTTGTGTTCGCCGTCGTGCGCGCGATGCAATCCCGGCATCACCGATTTATTTCGTAGTGGCGCTCGCGCCGGACGCGTCAGCACGCTGTCATCGCCAAACTCGGGGCATCCCGCGTGCTTCGGCATCAGCGGAGGACGCCGATTTTGCGTCGCGGGATATATCACTGGATCGAGGCGATCGAGCCATCCGTCGCGTTCGTTGGGCCGCGGCGTCTGCGCGAACGGATCGACGTCGCCGACCGTCGGCACGACGATCAAATCGCGCGCACGAGTCGTCGCGACGTAGAGCAAGCGCTCAGCTTCCCGCTTGTCGCGTTCGAGTTCCTCGGCATTGTGATC is a window from the Candidatus Binatus sp. genome containing:
- a CDS encoding DUF4870 domain-containing protein translates to MNGDAARARNQPIAALAYLGFFVTGVIFLFVEPYSQDDFIRFHARQSIAFTIAWFAAHIVFAVFIAVMPRPIASLLGFISGLVDAGFAVFWVILMYKAYNGERYRIPELADIVDNVAGTTP
- a CDS encoding PleD family two-component system response regulator; protein product: MSDSIRLPQIMVVDDDQDTVAILSRHLQREGFLPIETNSGAQCLKLVHENEVDVILLDLMMPEMDGFEVVRALKNDPITAEIPIIMITARDDLDAREEGMRLGVSDFLAKPVFRKQLATRVRAQLEVLEASRNATAALDRLERAEKH
- a CDS encoding sigma-54-dependent Fis family transcriptional regulator; this encodes MALESKLAPSENPPPFERAMIGQHPAIAKLRKLVERVATSEATVLITGESGTGKEVVAHTIHALSPRCRQPFVAVNCAAIPTELLESEMFGHERGAFTGAAAPRGGLLASADRGTIFLDEISEMPYVLQAKLLRVIEDGVVRPVGSDRASHIDVRVIAASNVDLPKAVQRGVFRADLFYRLQVIPIMIPPLRERRSDIPLLVTHFLERIRARNPDRDIQVSREAMVAMWSYDWPGNIRELENLIERMAILCDGSVIDISNLPENVVAVTRPVVPQIPESLGEDGLDLNQLVRDLEGRLINDALKQAGGNKQAAARLLGLKRTTFSAKLRRCGVIAIAADDNQKDSRQV
- a CDS encoding 6-carboxytetrahydropterin synthase, with the translated sequence MTAKFSVHVAKENLKFSAAHFIAYAGFREPLHGHNYQVGVYVEGGLANTGYVIDFGLIKKLTKEIVDRLDEHTIIPADSDCLTIDGPADGRISVRYENEEFVFPASDVCLVPIVHSSAEELARYIWNQLTNALKARDALTDVTVIEISVAEGPGQSAIYRSEIPPQER
- a CDS encoding ResA-like WAxxUGC motif-containing protein yields the protein MAIDIIYGEQVIHGVDAQEKGSALWLKAADLERIAGWTHRPEGFCRGDVCIPVPASLKDGVVAGDRYNLVALAGLLGRPVVADTEHQVWCVGEAASDRKRSLTSLEGPNFTLPDLDGNLHSLADYRGKKVLVVSWASWUGCRFDLPVWQALYEELGPKGFVPIAIAFDSGGNAAAEPWIKAANPTYPSLIDRRHVVAELYDMVNVPTAVWIDERGKIVRPSEPAGVTDAFRKMDRTNFSIPTEAMNELQNKRKAYLDALRDWVANGSASRFALSEDEVLRRMHTPDDSHVRAAANFRLGEYLFEQGHADAAKKYFEEAKRLCPESWNYKRQAWALEDPMKAGGPEFWAAVDSLGEGKYYPAAEDIQ